A segment of the Streptomyces pactum genome:
GCGGCTCACGGGCTGCGCGTAGAGGAGCACGATGACTCCGGCGACTCGGAGCCTCATCGGTGTCTCCGTGTCGTAGTCGGCCGAGGGCGTCGAGGCGCTCGTCGTCGCTCATTGCGACCCGCCGGGAGACCTTCATGGCCGGAATGGAGAGGAAGCCTGGGCAGCGGCGAGCCTGCATGGCCCAGTTGAGGAAGGCTCGCAAGCAGGTGCGGCCGCGTTCGGTTGTTCGCGGCCCACCACGCGTCGAGCTGGCCGCAAGTCGCGAGGTTGGTGTTCCGCTTGCCGAGCCAGTGCAGGAAGGCGGTCGCGTACTTGATCTGCTCGGCGGCGAACCGGCGGATGCTCGGTGTGATGTGGCTCCGCTCAGCGCGGGCCCGCAGCCGGGGGAGAACGCGCCAGGTCGTGTAGAGCTTGATCATCTTGGCGTGCTCGGGGTCGGCGATGCCGGCCAGATGCCCGGGAAGCCAGCGCTGGAAGGAACAAAGGTACTTGTCGGCCGCAGGAAGGACTCCGCACGTCATCAGGAGTTCTCTGCGGCGGCCGCAGCGGCAGCACTCGGCCATGTACCAGGACCAGATGCAGCCCCGCCGCTCCTGGCACCGGCCCGCTGGACCCCACCATTCCGCCACCCTCCGTCACTCGCATCAGGTGCGAGAAAACCACATCCGATGCGAGAGAGCGGCAAATCCGCAGGCCAGCCATCCATACGAGTGACACAGCTGGCAACCGCGAGCTGAGCCCCGGTAGCGTCAGGTGCTGCTTCAGGATCACAATCACCCTGGTCACGGCGATGAATCCGGCATCCTGCCAGGTCGAATCACAGACCATCGCGAGTTCGCATTCGATGCAATTGGTGGCGCTTGGAACATCGGAACGAAAACCGGGGCTAAGGATCTATCGGCCCTGGTGGGCGGCTGACGGGACGTCGGTCGCGGGACCGATTCGAAGCCTTCCGCAGATAGCGCCCTATTATCTGCGGGAAGGCAGGTTGGATCGTGACCTGCGGGGACGGCCGTCAGGCCGTACATGAAGCGGCCCCGTTATCTGCCGCAAGGGGAAAAGTGGTGTCCGCCGTCGTACAACTGCCCGCGGGGAAGGCTCTGACCGTCCGCGCGGCGGCCGACGTCTTCCGCGATTCGCTCGGCAACCCGAACACGTCCGCAACTACGGGATCGGGGTAGGTAAGACCATTCCTACTGGAATGACATTCCGCGCCGCTACGTCGAGAGGCGTTAAAGGTCGTCTGACCTGCGGTTCCGGCGGGGTATGCCACTGTTACCAGCACGTCCGTGGCGTGTTGCTCGGAGCCGTCCTCGCACCGCTCAGTCCGCAGCGCAGATGCCCGAGCCGACGAACTCTGCCACCCCGCTGTTCCCCTGGTAGACCGCCACCGACCAGCGGGTATAGTTCCAGCTCGCGTTCCGGTCGTACTCGGTGGTCATCTTCTGGCAGACGGTCTTGGAGACGAGTTGCTGGAACTGGCTTTTCTGGGCGCGGCCCACGAGCCCACCCGTGTGGTCCCCGGCCCACACATAGGCGGCCCTTTCGACGGGGTCGAATCCGAGGCTGACGGAATCGTCCCTGCCGAAGGGGGTCAGGCCGTACCGCCCTCCGGCGGCTCTGGTGTTCCAAGCCGACCTGACGGCTTTGACGACGGTGTCCGCGACGCGGATCTCGGCCTTGTCGCTGCTCGGCATCGTGGCGGTCGCGATACCGGTCTCGCTTCCCTGCCACTGCCCCGCAGTCTGCGGGAGACAGCCGTCGGTCGCCTGCCCGAAGCTGAGGAAGGTCGGTTCCGTATGGCCGTCGAAGTCCTTCCACAGGACGTAATAGCGGCCGTACGGCCAGGTGGTGGGGGCACCCTCGAGGCGGTGGGCGAGGGCGGTGCAGGCGGCCATCGCTCCTGCTCTGCCGAACACTTCCTTGTAGTCGTCGGTCAGTGTGGAGATCGGGCCGCCGGTGATCATCACCGTCTGGGCCCGCCTGTTGAACGTGACGGTGGGCTCCATGAAGGTCATGTCCTTCGTGGCGAGCATGGACGTCATGTCCTTCCGGACGGCCTCCTCTACGTCCTTCTCGTCCGGGCCGGCGGCGGCTGTGCTCCTCGTCCACTCGTCGTAACGGGGCTGAGCAGGGTCGTCGGCCCGCGTGTAGGCGGGATCTGGCACCCCGAGCAGCGGGTCCTTCGGGATGCCGACCGTACGAGGGTCGGCCGAAGGCTGCTCCCCCGTGCCGGTGCTCGATGGTGCGGGCCCGGTGCGCGGGGCGCTCGAGCCCCCGGGTGTGGCCTGTGCGTCGGCGGTGTCGTGCGTGGTGCTCTCCGTGTCCAAGGGGAGGGTGAGGGCGCCGCCCACGATGCCGCCGACGACGACCGCGGCCGCCAGGACCGTCGCGACCGTGCGTCTTCGGGAGCGTGTGGGCGGGAGATGCCAGGCGGGGTCGTCCAGGGGCGGCATGTCCCACTGGGCCGTGACCAGTTCGCCGACGCGGGTGGGTTCCGGTGCCGTGCCGTCTCCGAGGACCTGCGTGTCCTGCGAGGCGAGCAGTGCCCCGCACTCCTCTGCCGCCGATGCGGCGCTCATCCGGTCGGCGGGCTCCTTCGCGAGGCACTTCTCCACGATGTCCCGCAGCTGCCCGGGCATGCCGTCGAGGTCGGGCTCGCCCGACATGACGCGGAACGCGACCACGTCCGGAGCACCGGCCCCGAAGGGAAGGCGGCCGGTGGCGGCGTAGGCGACCAGCGCGCCCCAGGCGAACACGTCGCCCGCGGGCCCGGCGGTGCCGGTGCGGTAGTGCTCCGGACTGATCCATCCGGGGGTGCCGGTCATGACGCCGGTCCGGGTGATGCTCGTGCCGTCCGCGGCATGGGCGATGCCGAAGTCCAGGACGCGCGGGCCGGCGGGGGTGAGGACGATGTTCTGCGGCTTGACGTCCCGGTGGACGACACCCGCCTCGTGGATGGCGGCCAGTGCCTGGGCTGTGCCAGCCGCGAAGGCATACAGGGTTCCGCCGGTCAGCGGTCCGTGGTCGGCGAGGTGCTGGTTGAGGGTGGGGCCGGGGGCGTAGGCGGTGGCCAGCCACGGAGGGCTCGCGTCGGGCTCGGCCGCGAGCAGCGGTATGAGGCACGGGCCCTGGACCCGGCGGGAGAGGTCCACCTCGCGGCGGAACCGGGCCCGGAAGTCGGCGTCCTCGGCCTGTGCGGGGTGGATCACCTTGACCGCGACCCGAAGCCCGTCGGAGGTGAGTCCGGCGTGAACGATTCCCATGCCGCCCGAGCCGAGACGGCCGATGATCCGGTAAGGGCCGATACGTGAAGGGTCACCGGGGCGGATGGGCTGGATCCGCCCGCTTGGGCCGGCAGTGCTCACAAGAAGTCCGTTTCGTCGTTTGCACAAGTGGTTCGGCGGGCGGGCCAAAAGGGCCAGGGGCCGAGGGTGGGCGGACCGAGCGCGGGCGTGGGCTGCTGGCCTGCTCACGGCCGCTTCCCGCGGGTTGGGGTCCGGCGTGTTGTTCACGGCTCGGGAAACGGTCGGCGCCGTCCCGGCCCGAGCGGTGCGGGACGGGACGCTCCCGGCCGATGATGCTGTCAGGCCTGGCCGGGAGCGAGGCCGAGGGCGGTTGCGGTGTCCGGTCCGCCCCAGCCCTGCGGGGTGCGCCACAGGACGTGGACGCTGAAGACGGCGTGGACGGCGGCGGGCGACCATTCCTCGGCGGGCGGCTGGGACAGCACCAGGTAGAGGCGGTCTGCGGCCGTCGGCAGGGTGTGGTTGACCTCGCGGAGGCGGGCCGCTCCCGAGCGGAGGTCGGGGTACGTGGACAGGCCGGCGCCCAGGATCTCGTAGAGGAAGTGGCCGTGTTCGGTGGTGCAGTCGACGTCGACGATCCGCGAGTCGGCCTTCGGCTGCCGGTCGGCCCGCAGGAGGGCCGCCATCAGTTCGAAGCGCACCGCCTCATGGGTCTTGCAGGTGCGGTCGGTCGCGGCCGAGGTCTCCAGGAACCGGAGCAGGTCCGTGCTCGGCCCGGCCGTCGGTGCGGCGGTGCCGGCGGGGGTGCTGGGCATGGGGTGGTTCTCCTCCGGCTCGGGCTGCTCGGGCTGGTCGGGCCGCGCGGGCTGCTGTTGCGGTGTGGGCGGTTCGGTCCGCCCCGACGGTGCAGGCTCGACGGAGCGCGTGGCGGCGGGATCGGTGTCCCGGTTCTCGTTCACCGGACGGTCTGTGGCCTCGGCCGCGAGACGCTGTTCCAGCGTCCGGCGCGCCTCGGCGAGGGCCTCGGCCCAGCCGCTGCGCTGGAGTTCGCCCCGGAACCGGTCCAGGTCGGGGGTGTCCGAGGCGAGCGTGCGGTTGGTGTTCGCGGCGATGTCCCGCAGCAGGGCCAGGC
Coding sequences within it:
- a CDS encoding serine/threonine-protein kinase, whose protein sequence is MSTAGPSGRIQPIRPGDPSRIGPYRIIGRLGSGGMGIVHAGLTSDGLRVAVKVIHPAQAEDADFRARFRREVDLSRRVQGPCLIPLLAAEPDASPPWLATAYAPGPTLNQHLADHGPLTGGTLYAFAAGTAQALAAIHEAGVVHRDVKPQNIVLTPAGPRVLDFGIAHAADGTSITRTGVMTGTPGWISPEHYRTGTAGPAGDVFAWGALVAYAATGRLPFGAGAPDVVAFRVMSGEPDLDGMPGQLRDIVEKCLAKEPADRMSAASAAEECGALLASQDTQVLGDGTAPEPTRVGELVTAQWDMPPLDDPAWHLPPTRSRRRTVATVLAAAVVVGGIVGGALTLPLDTESTTHDTADAQATPGGSSAPRTGPAPSSTGTGEQPSADPRTVGIPKDPLLGVPDPAYTRADDPAQPRYDEWTRSTAAAGPDEKDVEEAVRKDMTSMLATKDMTFMEPTVTFNRRAQTVMITGGPISTLTDDYKEVFGRAGAMAACTALAHRLEGAPTTWPYGRYYVLWKDFDGHTEPTFLSFGQATDGCLPQTAGQWQGSETGIATATMPSSDKAEIRVADTVVKAVRSAWNTRAAGGRYGLTPFGRDDSVSLGFDPVERAAYVWAGDHTGGLVGRAQKSQFQQLVSKTVCQKMTTEYDRNASWNYTRWSVAVYQGNSGVAEFVGSGICAAD